Within the Bacillus pumilus genome, the region AGGTCCGTTGTCGCTTGGTCACCATCTTCAGCGCTATATGTATTGGTTTCACTATCTCTATAAAGCAGCTCGTATGATACGACTTGTTCTTTTCTGTTAAAAATAGGCTGTCTCGCAACAAACACCCTCAACTGCTCCAATCCTCCTTTATGCCATGACAAACAAGATGTGCTTTCAGTATACCAAATGATTGTGCTTATGGTTCATTTTGAATCGGTCAAAAAATAAAAAAAAGAGATCACCTGACTTGATGATCTCCTTTCTTCAACGTTAGCTTTCATAAAGCTCTAGTTTAATTTTATTTTTCACGTCATGAATAAACTGCATCTTGTTATCCCAGCATTTTTGACTCAAATCGACTGGATATTCTTCTGGTTTGCTGATTCGTTTATATTCCTCCCAGAAAAGTCCGAGGCTGTCCTGCACATAGGCTTGAATCGTTTGAATATCCGGATTGTCATATACAAGTTTTCCTTGTTCGAAAATCGGGACATGTAGATCCTTCGCCACAAAGTTTGTGACAAACTTGCTGATAAATGTATGCACTGGGTGGAACATTTTTAGCTTATCCTCACTATGAACATCTTCGTCTTCGAGCGCAATGTAGTCACCCTCTGAGTGATGATTCAATTGATTGATAATGCGGTACACACGTTTACGTCCTGGTGTTGTCACTTTCTCTGGGTTGGATGAAATTTTGATGGTGTCATTCATCTGACCATTCTCTTCAATCGACACAAGCTTATACACTGCACCGAGAGCTGGCTGATCAAATGCTGTGATCAGTTTTGTCCCAACACCCCACACATCAATTTTGGCACCCTGTGCTTTTAAATTCATGATGGTATGTTCATCAAGATCACTTGATGCAATGACTTTTGCATCATGGAATCCAGCTTCATCCAGCATCGTTCTAGCTTTTTTAGACAAGTAGGCAAGGTCACCACTATCTAGTCTGACACCAATAAAATTGATCTTGTCTCCGAATTCTTTCGCTACCTTAATGGCATTCGGAATACCGGATCTCACGGTATCATACGTATCGACTAAAAAGACACAGTCTGTATGAGTTTCAGCATATTTTTTAAATGCCGTATATTCATCGCGATATGCTTGCACAAGTGCGTGAGCATGTGTTCCTGACACTGGGATGTTGAAGCGCTTCCCAGCACGAACATTACTTGTCGCCTGAAAGCCGCCGATAAGAGCCGCTCTTGCTCCCCACATCGCAGCATCCATTTCATGTGCACGTCTTGTCCCAAATTCTAGTGCTGTCTCGTCTTCAATGATTCCTTTAATCCGAGCTGCCTTTGTCGCTATCAGCGTCTGGAAGTTTACAATATTTAGCAAGGCGGTTTCAATTAGCTGGGCTTCGACAAGCGTTGCCTCAATGCGCATAATTGGCTCATTGGCAAAAACAATTTCGCCTTCTCGCATAGAATGAAGGGAGCCTGTAAAGGATAACCCGCTTAAATAATCAATGAAATCGCTTTTATAACCGAGTTCGTCTTTTAAATACGCTAGATCACTTTCGGTGAAGGAGAAATCCGATAAATATTCAATCGCTTTCTCTAAACCAGCAAATACAGCGAAGCCATTGTCAAATGGAAGCTTTCTGAAGAAGAGTTCAAAAACTGCCTTCTTCTCATGAATGCCGTCTCTCCAATACGTTTCTGCCATGTTAATTTGATAAAGGTCTGTATGTAGTGATAAACTGTCGTCAATAAACCGATGCTCCAACTTCCATTCTCCTTCCCTTACTTAACCACTTTCGCACCAAGCGACTGCTCAAAGTGAGAAAGTGCCCACTCGTGCCCCGCTTCATTAAAACTCGCTACAGCATTCTCGTGAATCACAAGTTCGAAGCCTTTATTGTACGCATCAACAGCTGTATGAAGTACACAAATATCGGTACATACGCCGGCTAAATGAAGTTCAGTGATGCCACGCTCGCGCAGTTTCATTTCTAATTGAGTGCCTGCAAAAGCAGAGTATCTTGTTTTTTCCATATAGTAGACATGTTTTAAATGCTTTGACGTGTGAAATAGTGAACTTAGTTTGCCATAAAGTTCAATTCCCTTTGTCCCGCGAATATTATGGGGCGGAAATAACTTTGTCTCTGGATGATAAGGGTCTTGCTCCTCATGATGATCGACTGCAAAGACGACAAAGTGCCCTTCATCAATAAACGAAGAAGTGATCTCTGTGATCTTAGGCTCAATCGCCTGTCCAGGCTTTCCGCATGTCAATTTTCCATCGTCTGCAACAAAATCAACTGTATAATCAATACAAATCAATGCTTTGCCCATCCGCATCTCTCCCATATGCTCTTTTGACTCATTATAGCTTATTCATTTCACTAGGGAAACCTATTCAACAGATTCTTGAGAAAAAGCCTTTTGAAACAGCTCATCTTCTATATAGATGTGCTCTTGATTGACCGCATTCGGCAGCTCTATCACAAGACCAAAAGGAGAATGTGCCTCATGATGATTCACCACTTTAAAGGAACATCCCGCGGCATTAGCCATTTTCACATACTGAGAATAAGAAGCATAGGACAACTCACCATTTAAAAGAACAGTGGACTGGCGGTTGGCCTTTAATACTTGTTCGACCTCTTGATACGGTTTATTTCGTGATACCTGTCCCTTTGTCAGGGCAAGAAGCGCTCGTTCTCTTAATGAACCGAGAAACATTCTTCGTTCATCGGGTTTTGTTTCAGCATGTCCAAATATCCCTTGCTGCAAATAAAAGTCTACGGATTCTTCTTTCATCGCTGTTTTCACTCCTGGTTTTATATTTACATTTCTGTGACCCAGTGCACAATCTTTAGTGCAAGTTCACGGGCTTCGTCTGTTTCTGCTCTTTCCATTAAGGAATGCTCGAGCGTATGGATTAGCTGCTCTTTTTCATCCTCGTACGCAATGGAGATACTCCATTCAATATCAGGTACGGCAACAAGCGTTTTATATTCTTTTTTATTTTCATGTAAATATACATTGTAGGTCTTTGGTTGTCCGCTTGTGATGTGTGCTTTTCTAATTTTCATTTGGCTCTGTTCACACCTCTTTTTCCTTCTTACTTCCATATCCATTGTACCATAAAAAAAGCCAGCTTCAGAAAAGGAATTCCCTTTCAAAGCTGGCTACGCATTGAAACTCTTCTGCTGACTAATAAGATTTGAATCCCAAACAAATGTGACGTTTGGACTGCTAAAAAATTGGACGAGGTCCCCTGCATTATAGGTACCTGAACCACCGGCGGAGTGATCTACACTTTTTGGCGAAATGGCAAAAACATCACCGAAATGTGCCGCCCCATTTCCGTACACACGATCTATATGAATAGGTCCAACAATCGCTGGCATTGCTCCACCACCTTTTCTATCCACATCATATGCCTAGCTCAATAATACGTGTATCTCAAATAAAAAAAGACAGCTGATATGTGAGCATCAGCTGTCTTTCTATGCATTAAATGATTGAGGCTGGCCAAACAATGTGAAATCCCAAAGCATCGTCGCATTCGGATCACTTGTAAGAGACATATAATCACCTGAATTAAAGGCTCCTGCCCCGCCAGTCGAGTGGTCTACAGCTAATGGGGCAATGGCCAGTACATCACCGAAAGTAGCTGCACCATTGCCTCCTAATGACTCGATATGAATAGGTCCAACGATTGCAGGCATCAGAATCTCCCCCTATCTGCTTATGACAATCATCTTATGCAAAAAGGGGAGCGTTGTGCATCTGCCCTAGACGTTTAAGTGCTGCTCTTTGCGAGAGCGCTGACGCAGCTGAACCAATCTGACAATATTCAGGGTGATCGCTTTGAGCAGCGCATAGACAGGCACTGCAAAAATCATGCCAAGGATGCCGCCAAAGCTTCCTGCCCCAATTAATAACAGGATAATGGTCAAAGGATGTGTGTTCAGACGTTTTCCAATGATCAATGGAGAAATGACATTTCCGTCAATTTGCTGCACAACAAGAATGACAATCACTGTCACTACTGCTTTTCCAGGCGAATCAAGAAAGGCAATCAGTACAGCAGGTGCCGCGCCAAGATATGGTCCAAGGTATGGAATCACATTTGTCACCGCAATGATAATACCGAGAATAAGCGCATATTTCACACCAATTAATAAGTATCCAATAAAACAAGCGACTCCAACAAACAAACAGACAATAATCTGCCCCTGTATGTAAGCTGCGAGCGTGTCGTTTAATTCTTTGAAGATTTTCAGCCCTTCCTTGCGGTAAGGCATTGGTAAAAACTGAACGAGCTTGTCTGGAAACTTATGCCCGTCTTTCAGCATATAAAATAAAATAAATGGAACGGTGATGACGGCTAAGGCAATATTCGCAATCACACCAAACACCGCAGACATACTTGAAGCAATGTTTTCCGGTAATGCCTTTAATGTCGAAACGACCGTCTGTTCAAATTTTGAGACAGACACATAATCTTGGCTCATCATCCAAGTAAATGTTTTAGAATGCGAAAAGTCATTGATAAATTTCTGCATGTCCGTTACATAACCAGGGAAGCTTTTGACAAGTCCACCGACCTGCGAAATAATCACCGGCCCAGCAGCATTGACGATAAACGTGATGAGTCCAATGAACAGGAGATAAATGATCAGGATAGCGAGAGTTCTAGGGATTTTCTTGGACAAAAATCGAACAATTGGATTAAAGATGAAAAACAGAATACCCGCCAGCAAGATGGGGACAAACAGCGTTGATGCAAATAAAATAATCGGCTGAAATAAAAACGAAACCTTTGTTGATACATACACAATGAGTAAAACAAGTAATATTTGGAATGTCCAAAAATGGACTTTAGATTTTAACAAAGATGCTCCTCCTGTTACGTATTGATCTTATTAAAAAACTACTATTCAACCCACCTTCTGTCAACTGCTTCTTGTTTTTAGAACCTCATTTTTTGAAAAAAAAAGAACAATTGGTATATCATGCACTTTCCCCAGATATACATTCTATAAGCATGAAAAAAAGCAGACACCTATGCGTCTGCTTGTTACACTCTTTCACTGTGATCAGGCATCACCGACACGATTTGCTGGATCCGCACATAAAAAACTGATTTTGCCCCCGCTTCTATCACAATATGATCCGGCATGACTTCCTTCAATTTCCCACGGACCGTATCTTTCACTGTTTGCACAATTAATCTCATACCGACCACTTTCTGCAATGTTTGATAAACATATGGATCAACTAATGAAACAAGCTGCGGACTTCCTTGTTGTGCCATACTACCCGCCCCTTTACTTGTGTATTTACCCACAGCGTATGCATGAACCCATGTGAATGTCACTCATGGCAACCACACAACATTAATACCATATTTTAACAATTGTACGTTTTTACATTTTTTAGAAGTATAATAGATTGGTGCTGCCAACAATTTAAATCATTTGAAGAGGTGAATTGTCTTGAAAAAACTCATTTGTATTGTTGCTGTCATGCTCTTTCTATCCTCTGCAAGTTATGTGTATGCAGGGACAATTGGAGATCCCCCAGGGACGCCAGGAAAGTGGTATAAAGGAGAAGAGCCCATTCAAAAAGACGGGTCAAAACCACCACTTGTTTTTGTTCATGGTATTAACAGCTCCTCCTCCACTTGGTCCAATCGAAACGATATGGCAAAGCAGGCTGTTCAGAATGGATACGAAAGCGCATTCATAGATTTGCACCCAGATCAGGACATGAAAAAGAACGGCAAACTATTAGCGGAAAAGCTCAAAGAAATCTATGACGCATTTGGTAGAAAACTCATTGTGATTGGTCATAGTAAAGGAGGGATCGATACACAGTCCGCCTTGGTGTATTTCAAAGCCCATCCCTATGTGGAAAAGGTCATTACGCTTGGCTCTCCTCATAACGGGACACCGCTTGCGGATCTAGCATATAGCAAGGGTGGGGGCTGGCTCGCGCAAATTCTTGGACAAAAAAGCGAAGCGCTTTATTCTTTGCAAACTGGTCTGATGGCAGCTTTTCGAAGTGAAACCGATCAGCTAGAGGCGTTCCCCAATAAATATGTCACCTACTCTGGTTCAGAATGGGGTACATTTGGCGGTGCGCTGTATTTAGGCGGCATGTATTTAAAGAGCTTTGGTACAAATGATGGTGCCGTCACGGTAAACAGCACAAAATTATCATATGCAAACAATATCTTAACTGGAAAATGGGATCACTATTCAATCAAAAACGGCACAAGTATGTTTCCTGTGTTCCAGCATCAGTTGCTGGCAAATGCCTCGAGCGCTGAAAATAAACCTAAAGAGGAACAAGAGCCCGTCTCTGCTGAGCTCAATACAGATGTTTATGTGAAAGGTGGAGAAAGTGAAAAGGATAAAACAGAAGTGTTCTATGTAGAGGAAGGAACGAATGGCTTATCGATCCAGTGGTTAAATGAAAGGCAGGAGACGCAGCCCGAAATCATAGCCCCAAATGGAGACGTCTTAACAAATCTTAAGACATCGGAAGCTTCTTTCCCATATGAAGGCGCATATTCACACCATGTGAAAATCAATAAACCCGTTCCTGGAAAATGGACGATTCAATCGAACTCTGGAAAAATGGCTCCTTATTTGCTGCTTGTATCTTTTGATTCACCATTAAATGAAGAAATTAAAGAAGCTGCTTCGAAGTCAGGGGGTGCATCGACCCATTCAAGCGGTCTGATTAAACGGTTAAGCAAGTCAGTGGAAACCAATTACTTTAAAGACGCACAAAAGGATCATCCAGTGAAAACAAGTAGTTCATCAGCTATTCAATTGAAAAAAGAAGGTGCCTATTCCGTCACGGTACAATACACTGGACTCACTACGTCAGGGACATCTGCGTTTAACCGTACCGTTATTCGCACAATGTATGTCGATCAGCACGGAACGATTCATGGTGACATTCCATATTAAACAGAGCGTTTCATGGGCTGAAGTGCCTGCTGCACTTTCTGATCCAAATCGGCAATTTTTTTCATTGCGAGTGATTCATCTATTTGTCTGTAATGATGGTGCCCGCCTGGCTCTTCATCCATTTCATCTGCTTTCTTCACAATTTGTTGGAGTGTGTCCTTATGAAGGTCACCCTCTGGCAAATATGAGTCTGTATGAAGCAGAATGGCAAGAGCAATATCCTTGGCTGCTTTTGGTTCCTCGCCGAGCCGTATGAGTAGTTTATGTGCCCGCTCTGCACCTTTAATGGCATGAATATCATTTCGTCTATATGTCTCGTAATCCCATTCTCCGCCGGCTGTATACCATTCATAATGGCCAATGTCATGTAGGAGCGCTGCTTTCACAGCCAGATCTGGATTAATTCCAGCCTTCATCGCCAGCTTGAATGCGTGATAAGCACAAGCAATCGCATGGGCTTTTCCTGAACGATTTAAATATTTTTGAGCAACTGGATGGGTGTAAACATCCATTAATGTAACCTTTCTCATGGAAACCCCTCCTTATCTATATTTTTAGCATCCTAACATATTCTGAAAAGAAACTCAAATGTTCTGTTATATTTTCTATGAGTCTCAAGATTAGCTTATGTCAAATCAGCCGGTTTTGCTTGTACAAGACGGAAAAAAGCAGTCGTTATGACTGCTTTTTTCCATACTCACGTGCATCATATACGACGCCGCCAGCTGGATCATCCGCTAAAAGATCAAGCAAAATACATGCGACTTCATCTGGACTCTTTAGTGTGCCTGTTTCATATAATTGCTGAAAACGGTCAATCTGTTCGAAGTCCTGTTTTGATGATTTTCGAATCTCTCCCTGCATATCTGTATCAATCGTGCCTGGGGAAAATGAAAACGTGTTAATTGGATATGCCTCGTCCTTCTGCTCCTCATGCAAAGTCCTCATAAACATATCAAGCCCTGCCTTTGAGCTGCAATACGCACTCCAGCCTTTATAAGGATTTTTCGCCGCTCCAGAAGAAAGGTGAACGATCATTTTCTTTCCATTAAATGATTGAGTCTGCTGAACAAATACATGACTCAGCAAAACAGGAATCACAAGATTCAACGTATAATGCTGATGAAGCATATCCTGTCCGCCTTGCCCCACACGCTTGATTGGGGTCACCATGCCTGCATTATTGACAAATAAGATGTCATCAGCTGCTGCCAGTGTTTGCGGCACGAGACAATCTTGAAGCCATTGGGCTGCTGCTTTCTCATCTGTCAGATCGACCTGTGTATGTGTAAGTTTCGGATGAGAAATCGGTGATGCACTTCTTGCTGCTGTGTACACATAATCTCCGCGCGCAAGCAGCCGGTTCACAAGTGCTAGACCAAATCCTTTTGATCCGCCTGTAACGATTGAAATTCGAATGACAATCTCCTCCCTTGATAACCTTATTTTACGTAGTGAAACGGTACGACTTCAAGCAATCTGCATAAAGAAAAGCCTGCCTCCTTTAAAGAGACAGGCTATTTCTTTTCAGCCTTCACATTGACCTTTGGAATCAGAATAAACATCACAACGATACCAAAGACGATGAAGAAACCAAAGATGATCGGAAGCAGTGCAGATGACTGCTTCTCTTGATCTTCGCCAGAAGGTGTCGATACTGCGGCATCACGAAAAGAGATATTCATCTCTTCCATCATGTGAGCTGATGTTTTGGGCGGGTTCTCTTTTAGATCACTGAAAAGCTGCGGTGAAAGAGACCCTCCCGGAGTTTTAGGCGGTTCAGCAAAATGAATGTCTGTTTTAACTGTTGATGTCTTTTTGCTTTGTTCGTATTTCGTTTGATCCCTCAATATACTTGAGTTAATATCAAGTTTTTTTTCTTGATATTCATTCGGCTTGACGTTTGTATCCGTATCTTCACCAGCAGCGAAAGCAGCAGGAATGAGGAGAAAAAGGGACATGACACCAAGTGCCATCCCTTTCACGAACAGATTAAGCCTCATGAGTCACATCACGTTCCTCCGTTTTATCTTTCCATAGCTTTGTCACAAACGGGATGACCATGAAGAGGACAGTTAAAATCATTAATCCTATCACACCCATTCCAAAGTGATCTCCATTTCCATATTGGATGGACAAGTACACGTCTGTCACTGGGTTGGTGAAATGGAAATTCGGCATCACCAAATCAATTAATGGTGCGACAAAGAAGAAAATAAGCGCCGTTGCTGCCATCCATCCGGCAATAGAGCCGAATAGGAACGCCGTGCGAATAAAGGCGGAACAAGCCACTAATAGTAAAATCGTGAAAATGGACCACTGAATCGCTTGATCATCTGCAAGCTTGTAAATGTTTAGTCCAAATAAGCTGATCATGAGCCCGACTAATAGATTTAAGATGCCAAACAGTGCACCTTTCACCAGCATCGGAGCGGCCGCATAATACGAGCTGAAAAAGCCTATTAACAAACTACTGATCATCACAATGATCAAAATGACCACTGGGGGTACAGTCTGCGTTTTTTCTTCTGGTACATCACCACTGATTTTCAGCGGATTGGCTAAGTGATTATACACATAGTTGCTGTTGCCTTGATCACTTAATGTGTTTCCTAAAATACCTTTCAAATCTTGCTGAACAAGTTTCGTGGAATGAACATTCTTGCTCCAGTTTTCATTCAGCGTATCCGCTTTTTCTTGGACCGTTGTCACACTCTCTTCAATGTTATTCGTATAATCTGCCACTCCTTTTTGGCGGTCGGTTAACGAACTCATATTTTCAGAAAGTCGAAGCACTTCTTGACCAATTGAATCCTGCGCACTGACAACAATTGAACTGCCTGCAAGGTCCGCTGTATACACTGCATCTCCTTGATCAGCCATTTGCTCCGCAACATTGTCCGCACTTTCAGAAATTGTGTTTAATTCCTGTTCCATGCTTGCCTGCTGAGTCGAAATGTATTCTGCATAGCCATCTGAAAACTTCTGCATCTCATCAATAAAAGTAGACACATCATCGTTTGACGTCAGC harbors:
- a CDS encoding spore germination protein, giving the protein MPAIVGPIHIESLGGNGAATFGDVLAIAPLAVDHSTGGAGAFNSGDYMSLTSDPNATMLWDFTLFGQPQSFNA
- a CDS encoding nicotinate phosphoribosyltransferase: MEHRFIDDSLSLHTDLYQINMAETYWRDGIHEKKAVFELFFRKLPFDNGFAVFAGLEKAIEYLSDFSFTESDLAYLKDELGYKSDFIDYLSGLSFTGSLHSMREGEIVFANEPIMRIEATLVEAQLIETALLNIVNFQTLIATKAARIKGIIEDETALEFGTRRAHEMDAAMWGARAALIGGFQATSNVRAGKRFNIPVSGTHAHALVQAYRDEYTAFKKYAETHTDCVFLVDTYDTVRSGIPNAIKVAKEFGDKINFIGVRLDSGDLAYLSKKARTMLDEAGFHDAKVIASSDLDEHTIMNLKAQGAKIDVWGVGTKLITAFDQPALGAVYKLVSIEENGQMNDTIKISSNPEKVTTPGRKRVYRIINQLNHHSEGDYIALEDEDVHSEDKLKMFHPVHTFISKFVTNFVAKDLHVPIFEQGKLVYDNPDIQTIQAYVQDSLGLFWEEYKRISKPEEYPVDLSQKCWDNKMQFIHDVKNKIKLELYES
- a CDS encoding esterase/lipase family protein — encoded protein: MKKLICIVAVMLFLSSASYVYAGTIGDPPGTPGKWYKGEEPIQKDGSKPPLVFVHGINSSSSTWSNRNDMAKQAVQNGYESAFIDLHPDQDMKKNGKLLAEKLKEIYDAFGRKLIVIGHSKGGIDTQSALVYFKAHPYVEKVITLGSPHNGTPLADLAYSKGGGWLAQILGQKSEALYSLQTGLMAAFRSETDQLEAFPNKYVTYSGSEWGTFGGALYLGGMYLKSFGTNDGAVTVNSTKLSYANNILTGKWDHYSIKNGTSMFPVFQHQLLANASSAENKPKEEQEPVSAELNTDVYVKGGESEKDKTEVFYVEEGTNGLSIQWLNERQETQPEIIAPNGDVLTNLKTSEASFPYEGAYSHHVKINKPVPGKWTIQSNSGKMAPYLLLVSFDSPLNEEIKEAASKSGGASTHSSGLIKRLSKSVETNYFKDAQKDHPVKTSSSSAIQLKKEGAYSVTVQYTGLTTSGTSAFNRTVIRTMYVDQHGTIHGDIPY
- a CDS encoding YueH family protein; protein product: MKIRKAHITSGQPKTYNVYLHENKKEYKTLVAVPDIEWSISIAYEDEKEQLIHTLEHSLMERAETDEARELALKIVHWVTEM
- a CDS encoding YueI family protein, whose protein sequence is MKEESVDFYLQQGIFGHAETKPDERRMFLGSLRERALLALTKGQVSRNKPYQEVEQVLKANRQSTVLLNGELSYASYSQYVKMANAAGCSFKVVNHHEAHSPFGLVIELPNAVNQEHIYIEDELFQKAFSQESVE
- a CDS encoding AI-2E family transporter; translated protein: MLKSKVHFWTFQILLVLLIVYVSTKVSFLFQPIILFASTLFVPILLAGILFFIFNPIVRFLSKKIPRTLAILIIYLLFIGLITFIVNAAGPVIISQVGGLVKSFPGYVTDMQKFINDFSHSKTFTWMMSQDYVSVSKFEQTVVSTLKALPENIASSMSAVFGVIANIALAVITVPFILFYMLKDGHKFPDKLVQFLPMPYRKEGLKIFKELNDTLAAYIQGQIIVCLFVGVACFIGYLLIGVKYALILGIIIAVTNVIPYLGPYLGAAPAVLIAFLDSPGKAVVTVIVILVVQQIDGNVISPLIIGKRLNTHPLTIILLLIGAGSFGGILGMIFAVPVYALLKAITLNIVRLVQLRQRSRKEQHLNV
- a CDS encoding cysteine hydrolase family protein translates to MGKALICIDYTVDFVADDGKLTCGKPGQAIEPKITEITSSFIDEGHFVVFAVDHHEEQDPYHPETKLFPPHNIRGTKGIELYGKLSSLFHTSKHLKHVYYMEKTRYSAFAGTQLEMKLRERGITELHLAGVCTDICVLHTAVDAYNKGFELVIHENAVASFNEAGHEWALSHFEQSLGAKVVK
- a CDS encoding spore germination protein produces the protein MPAIVGPIHIDRVYGNGAAHFGDVFAISPKSVDHSAGGSGTYNAGDLVQFFSSPNVTFVWDSNLISQQKSFNA
- a CDS encoding YuzF family protein, with the translated sequence MAQQGSPQLVSLVDPYVYQTLQKVVGMRLIVQTVKDTVRGKLKEVMPDHIVIEAGAKSVFYVRIQQIVSVMPDHSERV
- the essA gene encoding type VII secretion protein EssA, whose amino-acid sequence is MRLNLFVKGMALGVMSLFLLIPAAFAAGEDTDTNVKPNEYQEKKLDINSSILRDQTKYEQSKKTSTVKTDIHFAEPPKTPGGSLSPQLFSDLKENPPKTSAHMMEEMNISFRDAAVSTPSGEDQEKQSSALLPIIFGFFIVFGIVVMFILIPKVNVKAEKK
- a CDS encoding (S)-benzoin forming benzil reductase; translated protein: MRISIVTGGSKGFGLALVNRLLARGDYVYTAARSASPISHPKLTHTQVDLTDEKAAAQWLQDCLVPQTLAAADDILFVNNAGMVTPIKRVGQGGQDMLHQHYTLNLVIPVLLSHVFVQQTQSFNGKKMIVHLSSGAAKNPYKGWSAYCSSKAGLDMFMRTLHEEQKDEAYPINTFSFSPGTIDTDMQGEIRKSSKQDFEQIDRFQQLYETGTLKSPDEVACILLDLLADDPAGGVVYDAREYGKKQS
- a CDS encoding HD domain-containing protein yields the protein MRKVTLMDVYTHPVAQKYLNRSGKAHAIACAYHAFKLAMKAGINPDLAVKAALLHDIGHYEWYTAGGEWDYETYRRNDIHAIKGAERAHKLLIRLGEEPKAAKDIALAILLHTDSYLPEGDLHKDTLQQIVKKADEMDEEPGGHHHYRQIDESLAMKKIADLDQKVQQALQPMKRSV